ATAGGTATAGATGTTTTAGTTTAGAAATGTAGTATGAAAATTATAGTAGAATTGCCAGTTTTTGATAGTCTTTTACCGACAGAACAGACTGAAATACTTCGACGCATTGAGAGTAATATCAAAGCAATTGCTGCGGAGATGAATCAGCCGTGTCGAATTGCAGGATGGATGAGTACAAAGACTTTAAATTGGAAGTTTTATTTAGCAGAAGATGAGTAAATTATTTCACTCCTCAGTGTGGGAATACTAAGACTGATAAGCGTTCAGAACCTTACAGATGAAAAACTCTGGTTTTACTTTAATTGAGTTACTTGTAGCAATTGCTGTTGCGGGGATTTTGGCAGCGATCGCTGTTCCTGGTTGGCTCTCGTTTGTACAACAGCGGCGATTAAGCGTAGCGGCTGACCAGATGTATCGTGCTGTAAAAGCTACGCAAGCTGAAGCTAAGAAAACTAAAGCAACGCAAACATTGCAACCTGCTACAGAAATTGATTCATCTGTTAGTGTTACTTATCCTACACCCACACTCTCTTTCGATCATCGAGGTGCTGTAAAAGCAGGGGCTGTGCCTTACCATATTAATCTAACTGTAGAAAATGGTGGAAGTAGTTCACGCTGTAT
This genomic interval from Chroococcidiopsis sp. TS-821 contains the following:
- a CDS encoding Tfp pilus assembly protein FimT/FimU, which gives rise to MKNSGFTLIELLVAIAVAGILAAIAVPGWLSFVQQRRLSVAADQMYRAVKATQAEAKKTKATQTLQPATEIDSSVSVTYPTPTLSFDHRGAVKAGAVPYHINLTVENGGSSSRCIVVKTLLGATTTGRNTQECNQLEIAQ